In the genome of bacterium, one region contains:
- the lysM gene encoding peptidoglycan-binding protein LysM, producing the protein MGLIDFLKNVGSSLFGSGKDEAEAITEMLNKELPGKIANLKVEFKDGEVILHGNCESAEVKEKAVLLSGNVKGVAKVNDTNLTAPTPEPKDETVYYEIVKGDTLSKIAKHFYGNAAKYPVIFEANREVIKNPDLIYPGQKIRIPKIN; encoded by the coding sequence ATGGGTCTAATCGATTTTTTGAAGAACGTGGGTTCCAGCCTGTTCGGCAGCGGCAAAGACGAGGCCGAAGCCATCACGGAGATGCTCAATAAAGAGCTGCCGGGGAAGATTGCCAATCTCAAAGTTGAATTCAAGGACGGTGAGGTGATTTTGCACGGCAACTGTGAATCCGCAGAAGTGAAGGAAAAGGCGGTTCTGCTCTCCGGCAATGTCAAGGGCGTAGCCAAAGTGAATGACACCAATCTGACAGCGCCGACTCCGGAGCCTAAGGACGAAACGGTTTATTATGAAATCGTCAAGGGCGACACTCTGTCCAAGATCGCCAAGCACTTTTACGGCAATGCCGCCAAGTATCCGGTGATCTTTGAGGCCAACCGCGAAGTCATCAAGAATCCGGATCTCATCTATCCAGGACAGAAAATTCGTATTCCGAAAATCAATTAG
- a CDS encoding transglutaminase domain-containing protein, which produces MVFTVTFFTILSAAHSTSGGALQKFKSLIERGEFTEAQKAMRLELATNQSLPAVDRLALEFEIERLDRIRKDFAKSEEQVVQYIRTYIPHVTEADLRRWEKEKSLECMTIDGVKRYFSQAGPNLFRIDRQARAIKANHDKKHGVVAGRFNYEKEAAQIIAASERQGARRVAPQRFCITYTLTVKPDAVPAGETIRVWLPYPREGNPRQTSIQLFHTSPERHLISDNEAYLQRSIYMEQVARAGEPTLFVCRLGFTFFAEYAAIDPAKVQPYDVQSALYQQYTREQPPHIVFTPELREVSEQIIDGETNPYLKAKRIFEWIDGWAPWARSREYSTIENISQYAFENKHGDCGIQTLLFMTLARLNGIPVHWQSGFDLKPEEDNLHDWCEMYLEPYGWVLVDQSSGIKNSKDERVKWFCLGNTDPYRWIVNDDISQPLYPAKIFPRSDNVDFQRGEVEWRGGNLYFDAWDYDYRIEYLTE; this is translated from the coding sequence ATGGTTTTTACGGTAACTTTTTTTACCATTTTGTCCGCCGCGCACAGCACCTCGGGGGGCGCTTTGCAAAAGTTCAAATCTCTGATTGAACGGGGCGAATTCACTGAGGCTCAAAAAGCCATGCGTCTGGAGCTGGCGACAAATCAAAGTCTGCCTGCAGTCGATCGGTTGGCGTTGGAGTTTGAGATCGAACGGCTGGATCGCATCCGCAAGGACTTTGCCAAGTCCGAAGAGCAGGTCGTACAGTACATTCGAACCTACATCCCCCATGTCACGGAAGCGGATCTGCGCAGATGGGAAAAGGAAAAGTCGCTGGAGTGCATGACCATCGACGGCGTTAAGCGATACTTTAGTCAGGCGGGGCCGAATCTTTTTCGCATCGACCGGCAGGCCAGAGCGATCAAAGCCAACCATGATAAAAAACACGGTGTGGTCGCCGGTCGATTCAACTATGAGAAAGAGGCGGCACAAATCATAGCGGCCAGTGAACGGCAGGGAGCGCGCCGGGTGGCGCCTCAGCGCTTCTGCATCACCTATACGTTGACCGTCAAGCCGGATGCAGTGCCGGCCGGAGAAACAATACGCGTCTGGCTGCCTTATCCGCGCGAGGGGAATCCCCGGCAGACATCGATTCAGCTTTTCCATACATCGCCCGAGCGGCATCTGATATCGGATAACGAAGCCTATTTGCAGCGCTCCATTTACATGGAGCAGGTCGCCCGCGCTGGAGAGCCCACTCTGTTTGTCTGCCGCCTCGGTTTTACGTTTTTCGCTGAATATGCGGCCATCGATCCAGCTAAAGTGCAGCCCTATGACGTCCAGTCCGCCCTTTATCAGCAATACACCCGCGAGCAGCCGCCGCACATTGTTTTCACCCCCGAGTTGCGCGAGGTGTCCGAACAGATCATCGACGGGGAGACCAATCCTTATCTGAAAGCCAAACGGATTTTTGAATGGATCGATGGCTGGGCGCCTTGGGCCAGATCGCGGGAGTATTCGACCATCGAAAATATCAGCCAATATGCCTTTGAGAACAAGCACGGCGACTGCGGCATTCAAACCCTGCTTTTCATGACTCTGGCGCGGCTCAACGGCATTCCGGTGCACTGGCAGTCCGGTTTTGATCTCAAACCCGAGGAGGACAATCTGCACGACTGGTGCGAGATGTACCTCGAGCCCTATGGATGGGTTCTGGTGGATCAATCCTCTGGGATCAAAAACTCAAAGGACGAGCGAGTAAAATGGTTCTGTCTGGGAAACACGGATCCATATCGCTGGATCGTCAACGATGATATTTCTCAGCCGTTGTATCCGGCCAAGATTTTCCCGCGCAGTGATAACGTTGATTTTCAGCGCGGCGAAGTAGAATGGCGCGGCGGTAACCTCTATTTTGATGCCTGGGATTATGATTACCGCATTGAATATTTAACCGAGTAA